The segment aaataaaataataaataaaataataaattaaaaaaataaataaaataataaaagtccTGTGGGTCGGGAGAGATCAGTTCCTGTCACggacaaaacagactcagcttgggaaaactaccattcaaatcagagtaggataatgagaaactaaaacaaaaaaaacccaccccaatTTAAAAACACCTTCTTCCCACCCTTCCTCCCAGGCTCAGCTGCACTCCCGActtctctgccttctctcccCCAGCAACGCAGGGCGACAGGGACTGGAGATTGTGATCAGTTCCATATTGTCTCtactgctccttcctcctcagggggaggactcctcacactcctCCCATGCTCCAGGATCCTTCCCACAGGAGGCAGTCCTGCACAAACTTCCTCAACATGAGTCCCTCCCACAGgctacagttcttcacaaactgctccagcgtgggtcccttccatggggtgcagcgCTTCACaaacagactgctccagcgtgggtcctcCACAGAgccacaagtcctgccaggagcctgctccatcGTGGGCTTCCCGTGGGGTCACAGTCTCCTTTAGGCATCCACCTACTCCAGTGTGGGGTCTTCCACGAGCTGTGGGCGGCCATCTGCTGCACCGTGGACCTCACTGGGTTGCAGGGGattctctgctccagcagctggagcaccttctccccctccttcttcactgaccttggtgtctgcagagctgttcctctcacatattctcacttctctctcagctgcagctgcccaggttttttctcccttctgaaaTATGTTATCAGAGCGGCATGCCACAGTCGCTGgtgggctcggccttggccagcggcaggTCTGttctggagccagctggcactggctctgtcaGACACATGGGAAGCTTcaagcagcttctcacagaagccacccctgtagttCACCCACTACCAGCACCCTGCCCTACAAATCCAATACAAACACATTTCACTTTATCTGCCGTGATGGAGCAGCATTTATTCTGTCAATAAAAAGCCAGCCTAGGATAGCAGCAAATGAATGGAACAGAAGATGTTGCTACAGGTGCAGCTGGGCTGGATGATTAATACAAAATAGAATACAAGTCACTCAAGTTTTTTATTACACTGGTACTATATGTTCTAAGAAATGTAAGGCCATAtaacaaatactgctttttcacACAATTTATGTTTGCACAGTCCTTTCAGATACACACCagagcagctgaattttcttcaCTGGTTTCCATCATTTTGCAACTCCAGCTTCATAAGCTGGTCCTCAAACTTTTGAATGTCTACTTGATGCTTCATCAGGAACTTcccatttaaatgaaaaacaggtaTGTCATATTTATATTCATCAAACCATGCTGAGTTCTCTGGAAGGGTAATATCCACTTCTTGCAAGATAAACTGTGACGGAAAATAAGTATGTTAGTAGCTACTGGACACTGAAAAACCATACCTGCTTGTCTTTTgatcagtattttctttcagaaatacaagGGTTGTTTATTGGTGTTTTTACATTTATTCTTCCATGTTGTAGACAGCTGCCCATTTTGTGGATACAAAAGGCACATAGCCACAATCCTTGGCTGCATATCTGAAAAGGACTCCCTACCTAGTCCAGAACAACACGCCTCATCCTCTGTGCAGAACCACCCCCCTGTGAGCACCACCAACAAATATGCCTCTGGCAACACAACAGTTGCCTGTTGGGCAGCATAGTGCAACCCTCTTAATGGTCTGTTAAGTTTCTGCCTTCAAGAAAGTGATCAAAACCCACCTGAAGAATGGCAATCACCTAtagtttaaatatttgaagtcCCACTCACTAACATCCTTCCCAAATGATATCATTGCCTGCTTCATAACAGTTGTAAATTCCTCTATCAGAAAAGGCAACAGTATTTACAAAAGcggagattttaaaaatagttgtgACAAAGTGTATATTGGTTTAGTTTGCCTATACTTGTGAGTAGCATTgtcacagaatggttttggATAATGAGTTTTAGGGAAATCAGTGCTGAAATTGTCTTGATGAGGTCACCCAAGAAATAATAACAGATGCAAATAAATCCAAgccattttcttttacaaagaaaGAATCCTGATTAACTGTCCTttatatacagaaaatacatacaGTATTGTAATACATTACCCTTCTCTTATATGGCTCAAGCACCTCTTTTGCTTCATCACATAGAGGGCATggtttctaaaagaaaatattcagacCAACTTAAAGCATGCAGTAAAACACAAAGATCATTTGTACCATAAAGTAACGTGCTCAGACTGGAGCGATCACTACTATAAATGTGGGTTCCCTCCCCCATACCACCCTGTCTTACCGCTTTCTAAATCATTATCAGTGCAGCATggttgagaagaaaataaattattcagtcacagaatttaattatttctcacttgcttttatttttctcatgatACAAATTAACAGTTTTCAACAGCTCTTCCAAAGGCTGATTCAAGGGCATGATTTGGAAGGACATTTACTGACCCCTTCTTTTGGTCAGCAACAATGACTATCCAAAGCATTGCCATCACTAGCTGAAAACAACTGCAGGTACCACTCTGACAGAAGAATGTCCCTTGGCAGAAGGTGAATGAGGAAGTCGCATGAGTAATTTCTAATCTGTTTCAGACTGAGTCACTTGGGTCAGTTCATATAGCAAAAGAAGGTGATTTAAGACAATCTGGCTGACTTTGCCTGAAAGGAATTAATCATGATTCTCcaacctgcagagctgggaggacaGTAAACTCCAGCAGGGAGATCTAGCAAACAGCTGCATTGTTTTGACCAGTGACGGAGTCAAAGAAAACCTCTCATTTTGAAAACTCCCTGATCTTCCACTATAGTTATGCAGCTGACTTCTGCTGATCACACATCATGATCATTAGAGCAGTTCATACCTGACAAGGTGACTCACATGAAAGTGTGTTGCTTCAGTGTTTGTAATGGCAGAATTTATCCTGTAATTCATGTAGCAAAGCATACAGTGGTGAAGGTGATGGCTCTGTCATTCTCCTATGAAGTACCtctcacagctggaaaagacctcctctccctcccacttAAAAGTCTTCCTAAGTCTTGTTTAAACATGGAATCAATCTGAAACAGCTACTTCTTATCTCCTTCGCGTGAATTAATTTGGATTAAATACTCTACTTTTAATTCACATCTAATCTAAATTGTCTTTCCCATACAGACAAGTCCTTGTGCTCTGAAAACCTGTGTAAGATGTTAAATATCAACAGTGCTGCATTCTTACTAGTTCTTGTTGCTTTTGGAGGGACTGATATACCTCATACTGGTGACTGAAAGGAACGTCCCAGAATCCTGCACATCAGTTTTGTAACGTGCCAAGCTCCTTACAGTTAAAGCAGGATATAATCAGTTCCACTAGGGCTGTAGAGAGCCTTCTAACGTAGCAGTCACATAAAGCATTCGACAAACTAAGCTGACTCTTAGCaaagaatatgtttttattGCTCTGATGGCAAGATTAAGCACTATGTAGTACTAATAACATTGAAACTGGTTTAAAATCAGATAGTGAACCATTTCAACTATCAGTGAAATctgtttaataataaataaatacttaaaaatagaCAGTCCATTTATATTAGTACATATTCTTCAGTAGAACAGTGCAATAGTAGGTCTCTgccatcacttttttttttgttaatttgtaatttttatgtttttttaaaaaaatttatgtTAATTTGTAATAGGGCTGCCTGGATAAAGCTGTCCTGGACAACCTTCTCTCTCATATGTGTATTACGGTGGCAAAAAGGATTCCTACTGCTGAGGTAGTAAAAAATCCCTTCCCAAACTGACATATGCTGTGCTGATAGCTAGATCTGTTAGACAATACACATGTGGAAGGGACAGTTTCATTTCTACAGATAACTGCCATTTGTGCTGCATACTTAGACTGCAGGTTTGTGGTCATTTTAAGCTGGCAATGATGCTGAAGGAAGCAGATCCATCTTCCTGTCACTGCTTCTTTTGTGCTGCCGTAAGTAATCAAACAGCTAATCAAACAGCTGCACAGCAAGGCTAGACAGGACAAGTGATCTGAGTTAACAGTAACCTTgcaaaaaagatattttttttttaacttggagCAGCTGTTGCATGAATGTTTGCATTGGCATAAAAGGAGTCTGCCAGGGGAAAACCATTTGGCAGTGCTAgcttctgctggctgcagaagtcatagctccctcctgccttctcttttctccttatTCTTAAGAAGAGGGATGAGGGAAAAAGGAGTTAATTGGAATAAGAGTGgattagattattttaaagtagattTTGCTTTGCAATTGCCAGTGGTATCAGacatcaaaaacattttaagttaaaaacACATTCAACAATAGCCCACCTTGGAGAACTACTTGAACTCTATCAGAACTTGAACGCTATTAGAAAAATTGATTTCATACAGTGTCTTAACTAGTTAGAAATTTTAAGACACAAAAGTAATACAAGTAACTTTTTTCCAATTATTAACCCAAAGGTAAGCTCATTATTTCCTACCTTATCACATTTGGATTATGAATGAGTTGATGCTGAATCAGGCAGGAGAGCGAGCTGTGGCAGCTTGCATTGCTCTGATTAATAAACAGATGGTGAGCTTTTATTTGTAAACAGACTGTAGTGTCACTGAGACACAACTACGCTGAAATCTTCTTGTTGGTTGTAACTACTGGCTTGCTACACTAAGAGTATGACTGTGCTATAAAGCCTGGTGTAAAAGACACCCCCAGAGCAAACTGCACAATACTATAAAAGTTTGAAGTGgacaaaaagcaaagacaagCCATTTCATCAGGAATCCACTGATAAATATGCAGTCTTGCCTAGCTTTATTCTGTAAACAACTTTTACCTTGGTGAATAAAGTCAGCACTGGCTTATTTGTGCTGGCTGAACAGAGTTGTCTCCCCAGCGGACTGGATAAATGACTTGCTAGTTGCAATGTTCTgctcagaaaacacagcaccattgtcctgttaaggaaaaaagaaaatgttcaatTGTTTTGTGGCAATCCATAGCTCATGAAATTTAATGTTAAGATAAATATGATACTTCAAACGCAGTTCTAAAATACACACAATCAAACCATTTTCTCAGGATTTTTATGTTCACGGTACCAACATATTAATCAGAAAAATGGTTTACTCTGCAGCAGGCCAGAAACACTGCATAGCTCAAAAAGTGTAGTTCAATTTAGAAAAAACCACCAATGCTACCTTGCTTAAATGCCTCTTTTGAATTTCTTAACAAAAATGCTGACATAAATGCATTCCACTGTTTCAACTGCATAGATGCCTGTAAAAATTACATGATATTAACAAAATGCAAAGTGCTGTGCTTTGAACATCCGTAATCTTGCTGCACTGCTTGACATATTCTACTTACTCAAATTATTCCATGAAAAAACTGATCTGTACCTAATCAGAAGATGAATACAATGCTTTTTGCTAGTGAAtaaaaagctgcagcaaaggcaatTTAACTTGGTAATATTAAAAGCACACGCATTACCCTGAGGCCTTCCTGcaacataaaattaattaatgaaaGATGTTGATGGATTTGTGATTTCTTTGGGAGAGTTTAAGTAACTTTAGTGTTGTTGAGGGATGCCACACTGGAGCCCTGAAGGCACCTATTCATAATAACACTAACAACAGTGCTTTCTCCAAACTCGTGTCTTAATGGGACCTTTACAAGGCATTTTAGGACTGAAAGCAAAAACCAGAGCAAAAGGGAGTCTGCATAGAGACTACTGGCAGATGCGACACTTGACATCAGAATTTACACCCCGGAAATCAAGTCCTTTTACAGATGCCAAACTGCTTCTGTACCGTATCTGTTCAGGCATGACTTACCCATAGTTCTAACTACAGCTAACCACAAACACGCAATGTAATGGCACAAGTTCAAACAACTTAAGTGCAAGCAGGACTACATTGTGACTGACAATCACGTTTTAGGATGTTCAGTAAAAAAGAGCCTAGTGCATTTACAGAACCTCTCAGTACTGatattacagttttgttttaagaaagacAGTTTAGCTAGCATAACTGCTAAGGAAGGACAAAATATTGCAGTGGACTCTAAAATTAAGGGTGCTTAATTGTTATGTTTCTAAGCAACAACCACAAGGAAAATCACATGGGTGACATGACACTGCTTCACCAGCCTTACTGCAGTGTCAAAgacaccttttttccccaaaggaccCTGGTAAGGGTAACTTGCCATATTTCTAGAAGAAGCTtcaacagagaaaatacaaagaaaaggtACTACCCTTCGAAAATTATAGTCTGAATTATCAAATTTCAGACGCtaggaaataattattttctttttcaatttgtttgaccatgtaaaaataaagttgTCTAAACCAGAGTATTCTGCAATGAATGGGATTTGTGTTTACTGTTTAGTTTGGAACAGAAAGGGTTCTTCATCTGGATGTGTCAGGCTTGATACTAGTAAAAGtcagctgcagggcagagtGGTATGCTTGCTGTTAGTGCAAAGTTGCTGGTGACCGGCACAGCACACACTGCCATTGGTCATAGACCTTGGAAGTTACTGCTGTTGTTTTACTTAGCCAGGTCGAAATCTGATTGTCCAGGATTTTACACAATAAGTGCAAAAATAAGCTTGGAACCTTTtggaaaaatgcaaatctgGATGCCAGTAAATAGCCTCATTCTCAGTCATACTTGGAGATTTTTACATCCACAGGAAATAGGTGCCCGGAATGGATGTGAtcttggcattaaaaaaaaaaaagaaaataaaaaaatcacaacatgTCAGCTTACTCACATGCatgataaaaatgtcaaaacaaataatttgcattcttgcaagtttttaaatgaatactTTTGTTGCCAGCCTAGCAAGCCAAATTTTGTGCCttaaaaacaaggaaagcaCTCCCAAAATGTTCTGTGAACAGTGGAATTAATAAAGCCTAGATTTCCATGTACCTTATTCCCccatatatacatgtatgtgtatAAAATGTCTCTGGTTCACTCTTTATGCCTCCTTTTTTGATCCCTCCACCCTCTGGTAAATTTGAGTCCAGTGGACAATTCCTAACAAAACATCAACTGAAGGGGCACAAGCAAGGCAGTATCAGTAGCTAAGCTTCAAGAtctcacaaaaagaaagaagctaaCACAGTGtcttacttctttaaaaattttaaagactTATAAGCAATAATGTCTTTGGAATTCAGGAGCAAATCTTCATTGCTGTGTACTACTACTGAAGCAAGAGGAAGTTGTTTCCAGAGTTAGCATAAGACTGCctgaatgtttttataaataagctaagaaaaacagaatcCTGGCTGCCAATATAATCACCTATGTAGAATGATGCTAAGGCCATACTGTAATGCCAGTTACAAAAAGACTCAAAGGAGTAAACCTAATTCATAAAGTGATACCACTCTCCATCCAGGCCCCTGTTAAGCTCTGCTATTTCATCAGCAAAAAGGAGTCTGACACTTCTAACCTTGAGGGAGGGCAAGATTCTGTCAGATGGCATCATGTTCCCACTGTATAGATGATACAGCTTGACCTCCCTATGTTTCTGAAGCCCACAGCTGCCAGACAGCATCATTAGGAAGGCCAGCAGTCAGACCTGCTGCATCTAATCTGGGCTAAAAAACGGTGCAACTCCAGCCTCACAGAATTGCAACTATGGCTCTGCCCCCGTAAGATGAAGTAAAAACATCATGCATAAAACCAAATAGCAGGGGTTTTGCACAGACACTGAAGGGTTCTAATATTGTGAAGGGTTAAGTATAGTTGCTTGTGATCAGGAGCTGATGAAAGTGAATATCCAATCACTCATCAGGCAAATCTAGTGCAGCAGCTCAATATGTCTGAACAGCATCCCAGAGCCACATGGGTGTTTAGTGTGTGCATACTACCATCGTGTGAACAAGCAGGTTCCCAATACTGGCCTGCACTAAGCTGAGCAACATTGCTGGAATGCAGAGCTCCAGTGTCAGAGGTCATTTCCATGCTGGTTTCATCACTgacaaagaggaaggaaagtgtCTCACAGATATGCTAAGGTGTTCACATCCTGCTCATATCTGTAGCAGATCTGTCTTTTGTTATGGAGGAACTAAAATGCTATAAGCATAGACAAAATCTTTCAGCATGATTATTCTAGAGCTCTCTTTAGCCTATCCCCAAGTAATTATAAAGATttgtttgaggaaaaaaattaatacgCAGATGTAAAGAA is part of the Falco biarmicus isolate bFalBia1 chromosome Z, bFalBia1.pri, whole genome shotgun sequence genome and harbors:
- the CZH5orf63 gene encoding glutaredoxin-like protein C5orf63 homolog; its protein translation is MVLCFLSRTLQLASHLSSPLGRQLCSASTNKPVLTLFTKKPCPLCDEAKEVLEPYKRRFILQEVDITLPENSAWFDEYKYDIPVFHLNGKFLMKHQVDIQKFEDQLMKLELQNDGNQ